The Raphanus sativus cultivar WK10039 chromosome 2, ASM80110v3, whole genome shotgun sequence genome includes a region encoding these proteins:
- the LOC108821879 gene encoding uncharacterized protein LOC108821879, translating to MKIQPTETDFPASRDSAKPVLKSRLKRLLDRPFTNVLRSSSSDKPLIEAQQHGRERDGAVSEFEPSSVVLAKMVQSYMEGSNERQASRNGRNRCNCFNGNNNDDSSDDEFDLFGCSVESFNDAYDHFKSLIPCASAVEMNLLADAAKILEKNKSVKRKDDMRKLVVDGLSSLGYDSSICKSKWDKTRSIPAGEYEYIDVIVNSERLLIDVDFRSEFEIARQTNAYKALLQSLPFVFVGKSDRISQIVSMVSEAARQSLKKKGMHFPPWRRADYMRAKWLSSFTRSSGDSAPEPMVSPSTVAAETEMDRSEIELSFEEKFLASVKNSSSSPRKSDAGDDDVAEAMEREAKVVTGLASLFKENP from the exons ATGAAGATCCAGCCGACTGAAACAGATTTTCCGGCGAGTAGAGACTCAGCTAAACCAGTGCTCAAGTCTCGCCTCAAGCGTCTCTTAGATCGACCGTTCACGAACGTCCTGAGAAGCTCGAGCTCAGATAAACCACTCATCGAAGCTCAACAACACGGCCGAGAGCGAGACGGAGCCGTCTCCGAGTTCGAGCCGAGCTCCGTCGTTTTAGCGAAGATGGTTCAGAGCTACATGGAGGGGAGCAACGAGAGGCAAGCTAGTAGAAACGGACGGAATCGCTGCAATTGTTTCAACGGGAACAACAACGACGATAGCTCCGACGATGAATTCGATTTGTTCGGTTGCTCCGTCGAGTCTTTCAACGACGCTTATGACCATTTCAAG AGCTTGATACCGTGCGCGAGCGCCGTCGAGATGAATCTATTAGCTGATGCGGCGAAGATTCTGGAGAAGAACAAATCAGTCAAACGAAAAGACGATATGAGGAAGCTTGTCGTTGATGGACTCTCCTCTCTTGGTTATGATTCCTCAATCTGTAAATCGAAATGGGATAAAACTCGATCCATACCGGCCG GCGAGTACGAGTACATCGACGTGATTGTGAACAGTGAACGGCTTTTGATCGACGTGGATTTTCGATCGGAGTTCGAGATCGCGCGGCAGACGAATGCTTACAAGGCGCTGCTCCAGTCTCTGCCGTTCGTCTTCGTCGGGAAATCTGACCGGATCAGCCAGATCGTTTCGATGGTTTCGGAGGCGGCGAGGCAGAGCTTGAAGAAGAAAGGTATGCATTTTCCGCCGTGGAGGAGAGCCGATTACATGCGAGCTAAGTGGCTGTCTTCGTTCACGCGGAGCTCCGGCGATAGCGCCCCGGAGCCGATGGTTTCGCCGTCCACCGTCGCGGCTGAAACGGAGATGGATAGGTCGGAGATCGAGCTGAGCTTCGAGGAGAAATTTTTGGCGTCGGTGAAgaattcttcttcctctcctcgTAAGTCGGACGCCGGAGATGATGACGTGGCGGAGGCGATGGAGAGAGAGGCCAAGGTCGTCACGGGATTAGCTTCGCTGTTCAAGGAGAATCCCTAG
- the LOC108818626 gene encoding uncharacterized protein LOC108818626, which yields MGAFASRFWFMMFPAKEYKIVVVGLDNAGKTTTLYKLHLGEVVTTHPTVGSNVEELVYKNIRFEVWDLGGQDRLRTSWATYYRGTNAVIVVIDSTDRARISLMKDELSRLLGHEDLQNSVILVFANKQDLKDAMSPAEITDALNLHSIKNHDWHIQASCAVTGEGLHDGLGWIAQKVTEKPPS from the exons atggGAGCATTCGCATCGAGGTTTTGGTTCATGATGTTCCCTGCGAAAGAGTATAAGATCGTCGTCGTTGGTTTGGATAACGCCGGCAAAACGACGACGCTTTATAAGCTCCACTTGGGTGAAGTTGTCACCACTCATCCTACTGTTGGAAGCAATGTCGAAGAGCTCGTTTACAAGAACATCCGCTTCGAG gTTTGGGATCTTGGTGGGCAAGATAGGCTCAGAACATCATGGGCAACTTACTACAGAGGAACCAACGCTGTGATCGTGGTTATCGATAGCACAGACAGAGCCAGGATCTCTTTGATGAAAGATGAGCTATCCAGATTGCTCGGGCACGAGGATCTTCAGAACTCGGTGATACTCGTGTTCGCAAACAAACAGGACCTGAAGGACGCAATGAGCCCAGCTGAGATCACGGACGCGCTTAACCTTCACAGCATCAAGAACCATGATTGGCACATTCAAGCGAGCTGTGCAGTCACTGGAGAAGGGTTGCATGATGGGCTTGGCTGGATTGCCCAGAAAGTTACTGAGAAACCTCCAAGTTAA
- the LOC108818610 gene encoding uncharacterized protein LOC108818610 codes for MGNNNATSNLTEECSKLATNGMLTLVSVPLKTTQDHVFLAGEGKYGDKQNESFSDGNIDKETPETETGSKEIAEMRSPSFSNDLRVEERRDKSMEKTQLLSQDKATLDVEVETVMLKRSETEKRRGFELSLGLSMKPTRRSDTDNSFKETKGSEDNLVDKKSNTSESLLISSVGSSKAQETTKVNDDLRTKERINESTEHILLLCQDKIEATINVEKKTVMLKRSESEKTKGFELSLGLSMKPGERSEAEDSPNIKETKDSGDNLLEKKACMKGRVGKRSKYSLFGSCLCFATAMN; via the exons ATGGGAAACAACAACGCAACCAGCAATTTAACAG AAGAGTGCTCAAAGCTAGCAACCAATGGGATGCTTACGTTGGTGTCTGTTCCCCTGAAGACCACGCAAGACCATGTGTTTCTTGCAGGTGAAGGAAAATATGGAGATAAACAGAACGAGAGCTTTTCTGATG GAAATATAGATAAAGAGACTCCAGAAACAGAAACAGGAAGCAAGGAAATAGCTGAGATGCGATCTCCCAGCTTTAGTAATGACCTAAGAGTCGAAGAAAGAAGAGATAAATCAATGGAGAAGACTCAATTACTGTCTCAAGACAAGGCAACACTCGATGTGGAAGTGGAAACTGTGATGCTAAAGAGAAGTGAGACTGAGAAGAGAAGAGGCTTTGAGCTGTCTCTGGGGTTGTCCATGAAACCCACTCGGAGATCTGACACAGATAATAGCTTCAAAGAAACAAAGGGCTCAGAAGATAACTTGGTGGACAAGAAATCTAACACGTCTGAGTCTCTGCTTATTTCTAGTGTAGGAAGCAGCAAAGCGCAAGAAACAACTAAAGTAAATGATGACCTAAGAACTAAAGAAAGAATCAATGAATCAACAGAGCATATTCTGTTACTATGTCAAGACAAGATAGAGGCGACGATCAATGTGGAAAAGAAAACTGTGATGCTGAAGAGAAGTGAGTCTGAGAAAACAAAAGGCTTTGAGTTGTCTCTAGGTTTGTCTATGAAACCCGGGGAGAGATCCGAAGCGGAAGATAGCCCAAACATCAAGGAAACCAAAGACTCAGGAGACAACTTGCTGGAAAAGAAAGCTTGTATGAAAGGCAGAGTCGGAAAACGGAGCAAATATTCTCTCTTTGGAAGTTGCCTCTGctttgccactgccatgaattgA
- the LOC108839791 gene encoding DNA-directed RNA polymerase V subunit 7 has product MFLKVELPWNVMIPAANMGEKGLMLKRSIMTQLLDAFTAKKATKELGYYLGVTSLNKIGQGKIREHTGEVMFPVVFTGITFKISQGEILEGVVHRVLKQGVFLKCGPVENVYIHCLKMPDYKYIPGENPIFMDEKMSRIQVETRVRFVVIGARWMEVEKEFQALASLEGDYLGPISEE; this is encoded by the coding sequence ATGTTTCTGAAAGTGGAGCTACCATGGAACGTGATGATTCCAGCTGCAAACATGGGTGAGAAAGGTCTGATGCTCAAGAGGTCTATTATGACACAGTTGCTGGACGCGTTTACTGCAAAGAAAGCAACCAAGGAGCTCGGCTACTACCTGGGAGTCACATCTTTGAACAAGATCGGGCAGGGGAAAATCAGGGAGCACACCGGTGAAGTGATGTTCCCGGTTGTTTTCACCGGGATAACTTTCAAGATCTCCCAAGGAGAGATACTCGAGGGTGTGGTGCACAGGGTGCTGAAGCAGGGTGTCTTCTTGAAGTGTGGTCCGGTTGAGAACGTTTACATCCACTGTCTGAAGATGCCCGATTACAAGTACATCCCGGGAGAGAACCCGATCTTCATGGATGAGAAGATGTCGAGGATTCAGGTTGAGACTAGGGTTAGATTTGTGGTGATCGGTGCGAGGTGGATGGAGGTGGAGAAAGAGTTTCAGGCGTTGGCTAGCCTTGAAGGAGACTATCTTGGACCAATCTCTGAAGAGTGA